One genomic region from Proteus vulgaris encodes:
- a CDS encoding [FeFe] hydrogenase, group A, with product MKSILPTKEESDEKLLSRRSFFSFAGKVSLAAGVTAVTAGCDGNISGGTGWVPEQYNAKGTFPVQVRGRIPIDPNNVAICRDDKKCILCGQCVEVCEKVQTVMGNYDLPLIDSVPCIDCGQCTLWCPTGAITEVDDTDKVIRALLDPTLHVVVQTAPATRVALGEEFGMQPGEDIELLQVAALRKLGFDKVFDTNFSADLTIMEEATELLQRIQNNGVLPQFTSCSPGWVKFCEMFYPELIPNLSSAKSPMTMLGSMIKTYYAKEQDIDPSKIVSVAIMPCTAKKSEAARPEMNGASVLWEKPDLRDVDIVLTTRELARLIKSHNIDLTSLQPANYDRLMSEYSGAGAIFGVTGGVMEAAVRTSYYFITGERPPEPLFNLQPVRGLEGIKEASVSIPGVGEIRVAVCSGMGNARPVLEAIQNGEKSWHFVEFMGCPGGCIAGGGQPRSALPPSDEIRALRMKALYSKDERATIRLSYENSEIQSIYKQFLGEPCGERAHQLLHTHYQDRSIHFNKKKA from the coding sequence ATGAAATCTATTCTTCCTACAAAAGAAGAAAGTGACGAGAAATTATTATCTCGGCGCTCTTTCTTTTCATTTGCTGGAAAGGTAAGCCTTGCCGCTGGGGTAACCGCTGTCACAGCGGGATGTGATGGTAATATTTCTGGCGGTACAGGTTGGGTTCCTGAGCAATATAATGCGAAAGGCACTTTTCCGGTTCAAGTAAGAGGTCGCATTCCTATTGATCCTAACAACGTTGCCATTTGTCGTGATGACAAAAAATGTATTTTATGTGGCCAATGCGTTGAAGTATGTGAAAAAGTACAAACCGTAATGGGAAACTATGATTTACCGTTAATTGATAGCGTTCCTTGTATCGATTGTGGTCAATGTACTCTTTGGTGTCCAACAGGAGCAATAACAGAAGTTGATGACACAGATAAGGTTATTCGAGCGTTATTAGATCCAACCTTGCATGTTGTTGTACAAACAGCGCCAGCAACAAGAGTTGCATTAGGTGAAGAGTTTGGTATGCAACCCGGTGAAGACATTGAATTACTTCAAGTGGCGGCACTTAGAAAACTAGGTTTTGATAAAGTTTTTGATACTAACTTCTCCGCTGATTTAACCATTATGGAAGAAGCCACCGAATTACTGCAACGAATTCAAAATAATGGTGTATTGCCTCAATTTACTTCTTGTTCACCAGGTTGGGTTAAATTTTGTGAAATGTTTTACCCTGAATTAATTCCTAATCTCTCCTCTGCAAAATCCCCGATGACAATGCTGGGTTCGATGATAAAAACGTATTACGCCAAAGAACAAGATATCGATCCTAGTAAAATTGTTTCTGTTGCCATTATGCCGTGTACAGCTAAAAAATCAGAAGCGGCTCGCCCTGAAATGAATGGCGCAAGTGTGTTATGGGAAAAACCAGATCTTCGTGATGTCGATATCGTTCTAACAACAAGAGAACTCGCAAGATTAATCAAAAGCCACAATATCGATTTAACTTCACTTCAACCTGCAAACTATGACCGTCTTATGTCTGAATATAGTGGTGCTGGTGCCATTTTCGGTGTAACCGGCGGTGTTATGGAAGCTGCGGTTAGAACCAGTTACTACTTTATTACAGGTGAAAGACCACCAGAACCTCTATTTAATTTACAACCAGTGCGCGGATTAGAAGGCATTAAAGAAGCGTCTGTGAGTATACCGGGTGTAGGTGAAATTCGTGTCGCAGTCTGTTCTGGTATGGGAAATGCTCGCCCCGTTTTAGAAGCCATTCAAAATGGGGAAAAATCATGGCATTTCGTTGAGTTTATGGGATGTCCTGGAGGATGTATTGCGGGTGGCGGCCAACCTCGCTCGGCATTACCGCCTTCCGATGAAATTCGAGCATTACGTATGAAAGCGCTGTATAGCAAAGATGAACGCGCCACAATCCGCTTGAGTTATGAAAACAGTGAAATTCAAAGTATTTATAAACAATTTTTAGGCGAACCTTGTGGTGAACGTGCTCACCAATTGCTTCATACGCATTATCAAGATCGCAGTATTCATTTTAATAAAAAGAAAGCTTAA
- a CDS encoding 4Fe-4S dicluster domain-containing protein, translated as MSKGVLVDLTKCIGCGSCTVACKMYNENKWIEDRQPTSGENAKLADENWTVIKTVTVEKEDKAVWRYVKEQCFHCIDPACASACFAKAFQKTPAGPVVYYPDLCVGCRYCMVACPFDIPKYEWEKSLPYVTKCMMCSSRVEEGQSPACVAVCPTQALVFGDRETLLEKAKETISNNPNYVQHIYGEKEVGGTEWLYISDVPFKDLGFKTGLTEKPLSSYTSDFMKYTPIAGATWAVILGGIAMFNHRKDRVSHDEQLHQEQKKNGKDDETRRSE; from the coding sequence ATGTCTAAAGGTGTATTAGTCGATCTTACTAAGTGTATCGGCTGCGGTAGTTGTACAGTTGCATGTAAAATGTACAACGAAAATAAATGGATAGAAGATAGACAACCTACCAGTGGCGAAAATGCAAAATTAGCAGATGAAAACTGGACGGTGATAAAAACAGTTACTGTTGAAAAAGAAGATAAAGCGGTTTGGCGTTACGTTAAAGAGCAATGCTTCCACTGTATTGATCCTGCGTGTGCTTCGGCATGTTTTGCAAAAGCATTTCAAAAAACGCCAGCTGGACCTGTGGTTTACTATCCTGATCTCTGTGTGGGATGCCGTTATTGTATGGTGGCATGCCCATTTGATATTCCTAAATATGAATGGGAAAAATCGCTTCCTTATGTCACTAAATGCATGATGTGTTCTTCTCGTGTTGAAGAAGGACAATCTCCAGCTTGTGTCGCAGTATGTCCAACTCAAGCTTTAGTTTTTGGTGATAGAGAAACCTTATTAGAAAAAGCGAAAGAAACTATTTCGAATAATCCTAATTATGTTCAGCACATTTATGGTGAAAAGGAAGTTGGAGGAACGGAATGGCTCTACATTTCTGATGTGCCATTTAAAGATCTTGGATTTAAAACAGGATTAACTGAAAAACCACTCTCTTCTTACACTTCTGATTTTATGAAATATACACCAATTGCAGGAGCAACTTGGGCGGTGATCCTCGGCGGTATCGCGATGTTTAATCACCGAAAAGATAGAGTCAGTCACGATGAGCAATTACATCAAGAACAGAAGAAAAATGGCAAGGATGATGAAACAAGGAGATCAGAATGA
- the nrfD gene encoding NrfD/PsrC family molybdoenzyme membrane anchor subunit has protein sequence MSVIDNTTSFGKWRFPMTPVRWVLVVISLIAVGLILFRLVTGLGLVTNLNDEWPWGLWISFDVMCGVALAGGGYGTALIVYVFKQEQFSSIARSAALTSLIGYLLVMVGLFLDIGQWWNFWRPLVSQGHSSVLFEVFICVSVYTSVQLIEFGEVATERIGRKYHQFFRKILPVLLVIGIAIPSMHQSSLGALYLLMVDKLHPLWWSPIIFFQFLISSFFVGPAMIAVETALAGRAFNHKVPMSVLSGLIRISGYAMLVYLALKFGSIIAEGKVSYLFEGSFESLFFWIEVGFGVIVPLIICFSPLIKRRRWLVTFGALVASGVILNRYNVVVTGMVTSTGVSYWPSLPELTITIGLVAMGVLAYLFICENFRIIEHDEANH, from the coding sequence ATGAGTGTTATCGATAATACGACCAGCTTTGGTAAGTGGCGTTTTCCTATGACACCTGTACGCTGGGTACTTGTTGTCATTAGTTTGATTGCCGTCGGACTTATTTTATTTCGTTTAGTCACTGGATTGGGATTAGTAACCAATCTTAATGATGAGTGGCCTTGGGGTCTTTGGATCTCGTTTGACGTGATGTGTGGTGTGGCGTTGGCCGGTGGGGGATATGGTACTGCATTGATTGTTTATGTTTTTAAACAAGAACAATTTTCAAGTATTGCGCGCAGTGCTGCATTAACCTCATTAATTGGTTATTTATTGGTGATGGTAGGGCTTTTCCTTGATATTGGGCAGTGGTGGAATTTTTGGCGTCCATTAGTTTCTCAAGGGCATAGTTCAGTGCTTTTTGAAGTCTTTATTTGTGTTTCTGTTTATACCAGTGTGCAATTAATTGAATTTGGCGAAGTCGCAACTGAGCGTATCGGGCGTAAATACCATCAATTTTTCCGCAAAATATTACCTGTATTATTGGTGATTGGTATTGCTATTCCATCGATGCATCAATCATCACTCGGGGCGCTTTATTTATTAATGGTAGATAAATTACATCCATTGTGGTGGTCGCCAATTATCTTCTTTCAATTTTTAATATCGTCATTTTTTGTTGGCCCTGCAATGATAGCGGTTGAAACTGCATTAGCAGGTAGAGCATTTAATCATAAAGTTCCTATGTCTGTATTAAGTGGATTAATTCGAATTTCAGGTTATGCAATGCTTGTTTATTTGGCTCTAAAATTTGGCAGTATTATTGCTGAAGGTAAAGTGAGTTACCTTTTTGAAGGCAGTTTTGAATCTTTATTCTTTTGGATTGAAGTCGGTTTTGGCGTTATTGTTCCACTGATTATCTGCTTTTCTCCATTAATAAAACGTCGTCGTTGGTTGGTTACATTTGGTGCACTAGTGGCTTCTGGCGTTATTTTAAATCGCTATAACGTTGTGGTGACAGGTATGGTTACATCAACGGGTGTATCTTATTGGCCATCATTACCAGAATTAACTATCACTATTGGTCTTGTTGCGATGGGTGTTCTTGCATATTTATTTATCTGTGAGAATTTCCGTATTATCGAACATGATGAAGCCAACCATTAA